From one Bacillus sp. FJAT-42376 genomic stretch:
- a CDS encoding ABC transporter permease: MRKSSKLSNLYLILVFAILYAPIFYLMYYSFNSGGTMRDFEGFTLDWYKEVFQDTRLLIIVLNTLIIALLSSAISTIVGVLGALAITYVKRRQTKNTLLTLNNVLIVSPDVIIGASFLILFTMIGIKLGFTSVLLSHIAFSVPIVVIMVLPKLEEMSSSLVDAARDLGASRREVLTKVVLPYITPGIFAGFFMALTYSLDDFAVTFFVTGNGFSTLSVEIYSLARQGISLTINALSTLIFLVTIVLVVGYYFITQRNNRAKGVAIRK; this comes from the coding sequence ATGAGAAAATCCAGCAAGCTATCCAATCTATATTTAATTCTCGTCTTTGCGATTCTCTATGCGCCTATTTTTTACCTTATGTATTATTCGTTCAACAGCGGGGGAACGATGAGAGATTTCGAAGGCTTTACACTGGATTGGTACAAGGAAGTTTTTCAGGATACAAGACTTTTGATTATTGTTCTGAACACGTTAATTATCGCGTTGCTGTCTTCGGCCATTTCGACTATTGTCGGCGTTCTTGGCGCACTGGCGATTACGTATGTAAAAAGAAGACAAACGAAAAATACGCTTCTTACTTTGAATAATGTTCTGATTGTAAGCCCGGATGTCATCATTGGCGCATCCTTTCTCATTTTATTTACCATGATTGGAATCAAGCTGGGCTTCACTTCGGTTCTGCTCTCCCATATTGCGTTCAGCGTCCCGATTGTGGTCATTATGGTTCTGCCAAAGCTTGAGGAGATGAGCTCCTCGCTCGTGGATGCGGCAAGAGATCTTGGGGCAAGCAGGAGAGAAGTTCTGACTAAAGTGGTGCTTCCATATATCACACCGGGTATTTTTGCCGGATTCTTTATGGCTTTAACTTATTCGCTCGATGATTTTGCGGTTACGTTCTTTGTTACCGGGAACGGATTTTCCACGCTTTCAGTTGAAATCTATTCACTGGCGCGTCAGGGAATTTCATTAACCATCAATGCTCTATCCACGCTGATCTTCCTCGTGACGATTGTGCTTGTGGTCGGCTATTACTTTATCACTCAGCGGAATAACCGTGCGAAGGGAGTGGCAATCCGAAAATGA
- a CDS encoding XRE family transcriptional regulator, with amino-acid sequence MQIGKKIKNLRLKSGLTQEELGERTDLSKGYISQLERDLSSPSLDTFFSILEVLGCTPEKFFESGDAIQKVVYTEEDQTGYKDEEKGYAIQWLVPESNEKEMEPIRLSFKERGEFKEFEPSLSETFGYVIKGRVSIRIGTRYYSANAGESIYFSASDSHQITNDFSGSSEILLVATESYL; translated from the coding sequence ATGCAAATCGGGAAAAAAATAAAAAACCTTCGGCTAAAAAGCGGACTGACTCAGGAAGAACTCGGAGAGCGGACGGATTTGAGCAAGGGCTACATATCCCAGCTTGAACGGGACTTGAGTTCGCCTTCCCTGGATACTTTTTTCAGTATATTGGAAGTGCTTGGATGCACACCGGAGAAGTTCTTTGAATCGGGAGACGCCATTCAGAAAGTAGTGTACACAGAAGAGGATCAAACAGGGTATAAGGATGAGGAAAAGGGCTATGCCATTCAGTGGCTAGTTCCTGAATCCAATGAAAAAGAAATGGAACCGATCCGCCTTTCTTTTAAAGAAAGGGGAGAGTTTAAAGAATTCGAACCTTCCTTGTCCGAAACATTTGGATACGTCATAAAAGGAAGGGTTTCAATCCGGATTGGAACCCGCTACTACAGTGCAAATGCAGGCGAATCCATTTATTTTTCTGCCTCAGATTCCCATCAGATTACGAATGATTTCAGCGGGAGTTCTGAGATTCTCCTTGTTGCTACGGAGTCCTACTTATAA
- a CDS encoding DinB family protein — translation MFTTKQQFIQEWNREAEATEKILHALTDSSLTQEIAPGYNHLGGLGWHITVAIYSMLSQTGLNFQHPANVENVPESAEEIASAYKDTSHSMIKAVQEQWTDESLSESRDIFGNETPVHEILRILIQHQAHHRGQMTVLMRQAGLTVPGVYGPSKEEWANMNSLG, via the coding sequence ATGTTTACAACCAAACAACAGTTCATACAGGAATGGAATCGCGAAGCGGAAGCAACAGAGAAAATTCTCCATGCTTTAACCGACTCATCGCTAACCCAGGAAATAGCCCCTGGATATAATCATCTCGGCGGACTTGGGTGGCATATTACCGTTGCCATCTACAGCATGCTTTCCCAAACCGGATTAAATTTTCAGCACCCTGCGAACGTAGAAAACGTACCCGAATCAGCAGAAGAAATTGCTTCTGCCTATAAAGATACAAGCCATTCAATGATAAAGGCCGTTCAGGAACAGTGGACTGATGAGAGTCTGAGTGAAAGCCGCGATATTTTCGGAAATGAAACACCGGTTCACGAAATCCTTCGTATCCTCATTCAGCACCAGGCCCACCACCGCGGACAAATGACCGTCCTCATGCGCCAGGCAGGCCTTACCGTGCCGGGTGTGTACGGACCAAGCAAGGAAGAATGGGCGAATATGAATTCACTTGGCTGA
- a CDS encoding metallophosphoesterase: MKLLVLSDTHIPKRSKAYPDRLLEELKQADAILHAGDFLTADAYHELCGYGMVYAVYGNADNEDVKSMLPDKQLLKMNGFTIGLIHGHEGKGRTTEKRALNAFQDQKLDCLIFGHSHIPVHKQEGDLLLFNPGSPTDKRRQPFFSYGILTLEQELRAEHIFFEKGSVKPGC, encoded by the coding sequence ATGAAACTGCTCGTTTTATCCGATACCCATATTCCAAAGAGAAGCAAAGCCTATCCAGACCGGCTGCTTGAAGAGTTGAAACAAGCCGACGCCATTCTGCATGCCGGTGATTTTCTGACAGCCGATGCGTACCATGAATTGTGCGGCTACGGAATGGTGTATGCTGTATATGGCAACGCAGATAACGAAGACGTGAAGAGCATGCTTCCGGATAAACAGCTGCTCAAGATGAACGGCTTTACAATCGGACTCATTCACGGCCATGAAGGCAAAGGCCGAACAACGGAAAAACGGGCTCTGAATGCCTTTCAAGACCAAAAGCTCGATTGTCTTATTTTTGGGCATTCCCATATTCCCGTACATAAACAGGAAGGAGATCTTCTGCTTTTTAATCCAGGCTCCCCTACGGATAAAAGAAGACAGCCCTTCTTTTCATACGGGATCCTTACCCTTGAACAGGAGCTTCGTGCCGAACACATTTTTTTTGAAAAAGGCTCTGTTAAACCTGGCTGTTGA
- a CDS encoding ABC transporter ATP-binding protein, with amino-acid sequence MKNETIIRFEGVTKQYDQAVPVLDAVSFEIEKGKFYTLLGPSGCGKTTILRLIAGFTEPTEGSIYFNGKKINQVPANKRQVNTVFQDYALFPHLNVFENVAFGLRIKKMKKEQITEKVKEALRFVNLEGYETREITEMSGGQKQRVAIARAIVNEPEVILLDEPLSALDLKLRTEMQYELRELQRRLGITFIFVTHDQEEALAMSDEIFVLNKGQIQQSGTPTDIYDEPINRFVADFIGESNIVPGTMLEDYLVEFAGQQFECVDRGFLPKESVEIIVRPEDLVIAKRDAGKLQVKVDSQLFRGVHYEICCYDEAGNEWLVHSTKKATVGDEIGLDFEPEAIHVMRFNETEEEFDKRLESYAGDSHAN; translated from the coding sequence ATGAAAAACGAAACCATTATCCGCTTTGAAGGGGTTACGAAGCAGTATGACCAAGCCGTCCCCGTTTTGGACGCTGTAAGCTTTGAAATTGAAAAAGGGAAATTTTACACGCTGCTTGGCCCGTCCGGCTGCGGCAAAACGACCATTCTCCGCCTGATTGCCGGATTTACCGAGCCGACAGAAGGCAGCATCTATTTTAACGGAAAAAAGATTAATCAGGTACCGGCCAATAAACGCCAGGTCAACACCGTGTTTCAGGACTACGCGCTATTTCCGCATTTAAATGTGTTTGAAAACGTCGCCTTCGGATTGCGGATCAAGAAAATGAAGAAAGAGCAGATTACAGAAAAAGTGAAGGAAGCCCTTCGCTTTGTGAATCTTGAAGGATATGAAACCCGTGAAATCACGGAAATGTCCGGGGGGCAAAAGCAGCGTGTGGCTATTGCGCGCGCGATTGTAAACGAACCTGAGGTTATTCTTCTGGATGAACCGCTCTCTGCATTGGACTTGAAGCTGCGGACGGAGATGCAGTATGAATTGAGAGAGCTGCAGCGCAGACTTGGCATCACATTTATATTCGTTACACATGACCAGGAAGAAGCCCTGGCGATGTCGGATGAAATCTTTGTCCTGAACAAAGGGCAAATCCAGCAGAGCGGAACTCCGACAGACATTTACGATGAGCCGATTAACCGGTTTGTAGCAGACTTCATCGGAGAATCCAACATCGTACCGGGAACGATGCTTGAGGATTACCTCGTGGAGTTTGCGGGACAGCAATTTGAATGTGTGGACCGGGGCTTCCTTCCAAAGGAATCCGTCGAAATTATCGTAAGGCCCGAGGATTTGGTTATTGCCAAAAGAGATGCAGGAAAGCTTCAGGTTAAAGTGGATTCGCAGCTTTTCAGAGGGGTACACTATGAAATCTGCTGCTACGATGAAGCAGGAAATGAATGGCTGGTTCATTCCACGAAAAAGGCAACGGTCGGAGATGAAATCGGGCTCGATTTCGAACCGGAAGCGATTCATGTCATGAGATTCAATGAGACAGAAGAAGAATTCGATAAGCGTCTGGAATCGTATGCCGGAGACAGCCATGCAAACTAA
- a CDS encoding TerD family protein: MAISLAKGQKVDLTKSNPGLTNIVVGLGWDVNKYDGGQDFDLDSSVFLLNAEGKCSSEADFVFYNNTKGANGAVEHTGDNRTGAGEGDDEQVKVNLTSVPESIQKIAFTITIHDAETRSQNFGQVSNSYVRILNESNGEELIRYDLGEDFSIETAVVVGELYRHGAEWKFSAIGSGYQGGLASLVSDYGLNV, encoded by the coding sequence ATGGCAATCAGCTTAGCAAAAGGACAGAAAGTAGATTTAACAAAATCAAACCCTGGCTTAACAAATATCGTGGTAGGACTTGGCTGGGACGTAAATAAATATGACGGCGGGCAGGATTTCGACCTGGACTCCTCTGTTTTCCTATTAAATGCCGAAGGAAAATGCTCTTCTGAAGCAGACTTTGTTTTCTACAACAACACAAAAGGTGCGAACGGCGCGGTTGAGCACACAGGAGATAACCGCACAGGTGCAGGTGAAGGCGATGATGAGCAGGTGAAAGTAAACCTGACAAGCGTACCTGAAAGCATTCAAAAAATTGCGTTCACGATTACGATTCATGATGCTGAAACACGCAGCCAAAACTTTGGACAAGTGAGCAATTCTTATGTGCGTATTCTAAACGAATCCAATGGCGAGGAATTAATCCGCTATGATCTTGGAGAAGATTTCTCCATTGAAACAGCAGTAGTAGTAGGGGAGCTTTACCGTCACGGCGCGGAGTGGAAGTTCAGTGCAATCGGCAGCGGGTATCAAGGCGGACTTGCTTCACTGGTAAGCGACTACGGCTTAAACGTCTAA
- a CDS encoding TerD family protein, whose protein sequence is MAISLQKGQKIDLTKGRAGLSSITVGLGWDPVKKSGGFFGFGGGSSNIDCDASVLMLNESGKLADKKDLIYFGNKTSSCGSVQHSGDNLTGEGEGDDEQVKIDLSRVPSHIHRLVFVVNIYQAVQRKQDFGMIQNAFIRVVDNSSRSELVHFNLTDNFSGLMALVPGEIYRHNGEWKFSAIGDGTKDTSISEIANRYV, encoded by the coding sequence ATGGCCATTTCCTTGCAAAAAGGGCAAAAGATTGATTTAACTAAAGGCAGAGCCGGATTGTCTTCCATTACGGTTGGACTAGGCTGGGATCCAGTTAAGAAGAGCGGCGGTTTCTTTGGTTTCGGCGGAGGAAGCAGCAACATTGACTGTGATGCGTCTGTGCTGATGCTGAATGAGAGCGGCAAGCTTGCGGATAAAAAGGATTTGATCTATTTCGGCAACAAAACAAGCTCCTGCGGCAGTGTGCAGCACTCAGGCGATAACCTGACCGGAGAAGGAGAAGGGGACGACGAACAGGTTAAAATTGACCTTAGCCGGGTACCTTCACATATACATAGGCTCGTTTTCGTTGTAAACATTTATCAGGCGGTTCAGCGCAAGCAGGATTTTGGGATGATTCAAAACGCATTTATCCGCGTTGTGGATAACTCCAGCAGAAGTGAGCTTGTCCACTTTAACCTGACGGATAATTTTTCCGGTCTGATGGCGCTTGTTCCCGGTGAAATCTACCGCCATAACGGAGAATGGAAATTCTCAGCTATAGGCGACGGAACAAAGGATACATCGATCAGTGAAATTGCAAACCGCTACGTGTAA
- a CDS encoding cytosolic protein — MEAFKVTFHKEDETGDMTVYKLSEEDFAAKTEGGTRHLFELDTNAGYFVFFDAEDKDRNESYLVLHYEENEEDPSACYGFELKDFYQFTALYLNDLEFSEEQEAMEGEEEAYGPIHHLAHLMFHIVEAGNHSS; from the coding sequence ATGGAAGCATTTAAAGTGACTTTTCATAAAGAAGATGAAACCGGGGATATGACGGTTTATAAACTGTCGGAAGAAGATTTCGCAGCCAAAACGGAAGGCGGAACGCGCCATTTATTCGAGCTTGATACAAACGCAGGGTATTTTGTGTTTTTCGATGCGGAGGATAAAGACCGGAATGAATCGTATCTTGTCCTTCACTATGAGGAAAATGAAGAAGATCCATCCGCCTGCTATGGCTTTGAACTGAAAGATTTTTATCAGTTCACGGCTCTTTACTTAAATGACCTCGAATTCAGCGAGGAACAGGAAGCGATGGAAGGTGAAGAAGAAGCCTATGGCCCGATTCATCATCTCGCCCATCTGATGTTTCATATTGTGGAAGCGGGAAATCACTCTTCATAA
- a CDS encoding DUF6509 family protein: protein MLTITGHEAELLEDPFGILPGDRYEFLLDLDVPEDDELYSENGIYLRVIFLIENEQARITQYQFYEKETEQSFDFGLDEEEEAMVASYCLENLPEPEQEQE, encoded by the coding sequence ATGCTGACGATTACTGGACATGAAGCCGAACTGCTTGAAGATCCGTTTGGAATCCTGCCTGGAGACCGGTATGAATTCCTTTTGGATTTGGATGTTCCGGAGGATGATGAGCTTTATTCTGAGAACGGAATCTATCTGAGAGTCATTTTTCTGATTGAAAATGAGCAGGCTCGAATTACCCAATATCAATTTTATGAAAAAGAAACTGAACAAAGCTTTGATTTCGGATTGGATGAGGAAGAGGAAGCCATGGTTGCTTCATACTGCCTGGAGAATCTTCCGGAACCGGAACAAGAACAAGAATAA
- a CDS encoding AAA family ATPase translates to MFLRSIRLRPFSGLRPDHYPFNIPVIRDLQELEFSSPVTFFCGENGSGKSTLLEAIADQCGFHTAGGSRNNQYEVDASRSDLGEHLQLSWFPKAADGFFFRAESFYHFASHIDEMAKQDPPVLKSYGGKSLHSQSHGESFLSLFTNRLGEKAIYLLDEPEAALSPQRQLSLLRIIYDLTRDGDSQFIIATHSPILLGYPGASILLFDEGELVETEYEQTGHYQLTKYFLDNRKKFLAEIFKDDE, encoded by the coding sequence GTGTTTTTAAGAAGCATCCGGCTCAGGCCATTCAGCGGATTGAGACCGGATCATTATCCGTTTAATATCCCGGTTATAAGGGACTTGCAGGAACTGGAGTTCAGCAGTCCTGTAACGTTCTTTTGCGGAGAAAACGGTTCCGGAAAATCAACGCTGCTTGAAGCAATTGCTGATCAGTGCGGATTTCATACAGCAGGGGGAAGCAGGAATAATCAGTATGAGGTGGATGCCTCCCGGTCAGACCTCGGTGAACACTTGCAGCTTTCCTGGTTTCCAAAAGCGGCAGACGGATTTTTTTTCAGAGCAGAATCATTCTATCACTTTGCAAGCCATATTGATGAAATGGCTAAACAAGATCCGCCTGTACTGAAAAGCTACGGAGGGAAATCTCTTCATAGCCAGTCTCACGGAGAATCTTTTTTAAGCCTTTTTACAAACCGCCTCGGGGAAAAAGCGATTTATCTGCTGGACGAGCCGGAGGCAGCCTTGTCTCCACAAAGACAATTGAGTCTGCTCAGGATCATTTATGATTTGACGAGGGATGGAGACTCTCAGTTTATCATTGCGACTCATTCACCGATTCTACTTGGCTATCCAGGTGCGTCTATTCTGTTATTTGATGAAGGGGAACTTGTGGAAACCGAATACGAACAGACCGGACATTACCAGCTGACTAAATATTTTTTGGATAACAGGAAGAAGTTTTTAGCCGAAATCTTTAAAGACGATGAATAA
- a CDS encoding ABC transporter substrate-binding protein, which produces MKQLLNAFIAIAVISLVLYVSINQLNSSQGYSGGNTITIYNWGDYVDPELIDRFEKESGIKVIYQTFDSNEAMMTKISQGGTTFDVAIPSEYAISKMKEDHLLIPLDHSKLPNLKNIDSRFMDLSFDPGNKYSIPYFWGTVGIVYNPDMLGGKKITSWEDLWDQEMKNKILLADGAREVMGMGLNSLGYSLNDTDEAHLQQAKKKLNTLTPNVKAIVGDEIKMLLANEEAAAGVVWSGDASEIMGENEKLDYVVPEEGSNLWFDNMVIPKTAANKKAAHQFINFMLEPDVAAQNAEYVGYSTPNKKALSILPKEISGDERFYPDAATTEKLEVYDNLGKKMLAHYNELFLEFKMHRK; this is translated from the coding sequence ATGAAACAGCTGCTAAACGCTTTTATCGCGATTGCCGTTATCTCTCTTGTCCTTTATGTATCCATCAATCAGCTGAACAGCTCCCAGGGCTATTCAGGCGGAAATACAATTACGATCTACAATTGGGGAGACTATGTAGATCCTGAACTGATCGACCGTTTTGAAAAGGAATCAGGCATCAAAGTCATCTACCAGACGTTCGATTCCAATGAAGCGATGATGACAAAAATCTCACAGGGAGGAACGACGTTCGACGTTGCCATCCCATCCGAGTACGCAATCAGCAAAATGAAGGAAGATCATCTTCTGATTCCGCTTGATCATTCCAAACTGCCGAATTTGAAGAATATCGATTCCAGATTCATGGACTTATCCTTTGATCCCGGAAACAAATATTCGATTCCATATTTCTGGGGAACGGTCGGCATCGTTTACAACCCTGACATGCTTGGCGGAAAAAAGATCACCAGCTGGGAAGACCTGTGGGACCAGGAGATGAAAAATAAAATCCTGCTCGCCGACGGAGCAAGGGAAGTAATGGGAATGGGATTGAACAGTCTCGGCTACTCGCTCAATGACACAGACGAAGCCCATCTCCAGCAGGCGAAGAAAAAACTGAACACTCTTACACCGAACGTCAAAGCAATCGTAGGAGATGAAATCAAAATGCTGCTTGCCAATGAAGAAGCAGCAGCAGGTGTCGTCTGGTCAGGGGACGCTTCTGAAATCATGGGCGAAAATGAAAAGCTCGACTACGTCGTTCCGGAAGAAGGCTCCAATCTTTGGTTTGATAACATGGTAATACCGAAAACCGCGGCAAACAAAAAAGCGGCCCACCAGTTCATCAACTTTATGCTTGAACCGGATGTCGCCGCCCAAAACGCGGAATACGTCGGCTACTCCACTCCAAACAAAAAAGCACTCTCCATTCTTCCAAAAGAAATCTCAGGCGACGAACGCTTCTATCCGGATGCGGCAACCACCGAAAAGCTGGAAGTGTACGATAACCTTGGGAAGAAGATGCTCGCCCATTATAATGAATTGTTTTTGGAATTTAAAATGCACAGAAAGTAA
- a CDS encoding ABC transporter permease: MQTKSRNLYLIPYVLWIVLFVAAPIVLIFYYSLFDIEGNLTLSNYAKFFTPVYMQMTLSSFWYAFLITLFSLLIAYPTAYLLTKTKHKQLWLLLIILPTWINLLLKAYAFLGIFGTYGTANNLLEWLGAGRQQILFTDFSFVFVSVYIFIPFMILPIYNSLEEMNPSLVDAARDLGSSQWETFKKVIFPLTISGVKSGCQAVFIPALSLFMITRLIAGNRVITLGTAIEQHFLVTQDWGMGATIAVFLIIAMAIIILLTNNRRRSAR, from the coding sequence ATGCAAACTAAATCGCGCAATCTGTATTTAATCCCTTACGTCCTGTGGATCGTGCTCTTTGTAGCGGCACCCATTGTTCTCATTTTTTATTATTCTTTATTTGATATTGAAGGCAACTTAACGCTGTCCAACTATGCGAAGTTCTTTACCCCGGTTTATATGCAAATGACGCTAAGCTCCTTTTGGTATGCCTTTTTAATCACGCTGTTTTCTTTGCTGATTGCGTACCCGACTGCCTATTTGCTGACAAAAACGAAGCACAAACAGCTCTGGCTGCTGCTGATCATCCTGCCGACGTGGATCAACCTTTTGCTGAAGGCTTATGCTTTCCTTGGGATTTTCGGAACGTACGGAACGGCAAATAATCTGCTTGAATGGCTCGGGGCAGGCAGGCAGCAGATTCTGTTTACGGACTTCAGCTTTGTATTCGTTTCGGTTTATATCTTTATCCCGTTTATGATTTTGCCCATTTATAATTCCCTTGAGGAAATGAATCCTTCTCTTGTGGATGCAGCGAGAGATCTTGGGTCTTCTCAGTGGGAGACCTTTAAAAAGGTGATTTTCCCGCTGACGATTTCGGGTGTGAAATCAGGCTGCCAGGCAGTATTTATTCCTGCGCTTTCCCTGTTCATGATCACCCGGCTCATCGCCGGAAACCGGGTCATTACCCTTGGAACCGCGATTGAGCAGCACTTCCTTGTCACACAGGACTGGGGAATGGGCGCCACGATTGCGGTCTTCCTGATTATTGCGATGGCCATCATTATATTGTTAACCAATAACCGGAGGAGGAGCGCAAGATGA
- a CDS encoding TerD family protein codes for MTLSLSKGQRIDLTKTNPGLTKVAVGLGWDTNRYNGGHDFDLDASAFLADASGKVQNDSEFIFYNQLKSPNGAVEHTGDNRTGEGEGDDEQILVDFSLMPAHIDKIGIAVTIHDADARRQNFGQVSNAFVRIVDAQSDKEILRYDLGEDFSIETAVVVCELYKHGSDWKFNAIGSGFSGGLAALCRNYGLQV; via the coding sequence ATGACACTTTCCTTATCAAAAGGTCAAAGAATTGATTTGACCAAAACCAATCCGGGACTTACAAAAGTAGCCGTCGGACTTGGATGGGATACGAACAGATACAATGGGGGGCATGACTTTGATTTGGATGCCTCCGCTTTTCTGGCCGATGCTTCCGGCAAGGTTCAAAATGACAGTGAGTTTATTTTTTACAATCAGCTGAAAAGTCCGAACGGGGCAGTTGAGCATACGGGTGATAACCGTACGGGTGAAGGAGAAGGCGATGATGAGCAGATTCTCGTGGATTTTTCACTCATGCCGGCTCACATTGATAAGATTGGCATTGCCGTGACCATTCATGATGCAGATGCAAGAAGACAGAACTTTGGACAAGTATCCAATGCGTTTGTCCGCATTGTGGATGCACAATCCGATAAAGAAATTCTCCGCTATGATCTCGGTGAAGATTTTTCGATTGAAACAGCGGTTGTGGTTTGCGAATTGTACAAGCACGGATCTGACTGGAAATTCAACGCCATTGGAAGCGGGTTTTCAGGCGGTCTGGCTGCCCTTTGCCGCAACTACGGGCTGCAGGTTTAA
- a CDS encoding putative quinol monooxygenase — translation MMMSQVTINAIMKAKSGKEEQLFAEMKKAIAPSRAEEGCISYDLHRSKEDPGVFVFYENWKDQAAVDSHMQAPHYKAYREAIAPLVDTREVHFLEKV, via the coding sequence ATGATGATGTCACAGGTAACCATCAATGCCATTATGAAAGCAAAATCAGGCAAAGAAGAGCAGCTGTTTGCAGAAATGAAAAAAGCCATTGCTCCTTCCAGAGCAGAAGAAGGCTGCATAAGCTATGATCTTCACCGCTCCAAGGAGGACCCGGGCGTGTTCGTTTTTTATGAAAACTGGAAGGATCAGGCGGCAGTGGACTCCCATATGCAGGCCCCTCATTACAAGGCTTACAGAGAAGCGATTGCGCCCCTTGTGGATACAAGAGAGGTTCATTTTCTGGAAAAAGTATAA
- a CDS encoding iron-containing alcohol dehydrogenase, whose translation MNRFTIPRDIFFGENALEKLKELEGKKAAVVIGGGSVKKSGHLDTILSHLSEAGIESKVVEGFDGEPTVQTARDQARHLRDFEPDWIIGVGGGSPMDAAKAMWIFYEYPDIAFEETIEPFNLPPLRKKAKFIGIPTTSGTASEISNLSVITDGDTGVKYPIASFELTPDLAIIDPVMVEDLPHKLIAYSGMDAVTHSIESYVAKPRTVFTDSLAIEAAEILKDHLVSSYNGSKESREKVHYAQAMAGMAFSNAVLGNVHSMAHKSGPTFEIPHGCANGIYLPYVIQFNRTVSADRFASIAKRLGLDGENSEELTDSLIEWVRSMNKQMNVPNSLKEYGVSEELFTKHADEMAKNALEDPCTSTNPRETSHEEMKKLFHAAYYGEDVTF comes from the coding sequence ATGAATCGCTTTACGATACCCAGAGATATCTTTTTTGGAGAGAATGCGCTGGAAAAATTGAAAGAGCTTGAAGGAAAAAAAGCAGCAGTTGTAATCGGAGGCGGGTCTGTCAAAAAAAGCGGACACCTTGATACCATTCTATCCCACCTTTCAGAAGCAGGCATTGAGTCAAAGGTAGTGGAAGGCTTTGACGGGGAACCAACTGTTCAAACGGCCCGGGATCAGGCCCGGCATCTACGCGATTTCGAACCGGATTGGATTATTGGAGTGGGCGGCGGCTCCCCGATGGATGCTGCGAAGGCGATGTGGATTTTCTATGAGTATCCTGATATTGCATTTGAAGAAACGATTGAACCGTTCAATCTGCCTCCTCTCCGCAAGAAGGCGAAGTTTATCGGGATTCCGACGACGAGCGGGACGGCATCCGAAATCTCCAATTTATCGGTCATTACTGATGGAGACACCGGGGTTAAATATCCAATCGCAAGCTTTGAGCTGACACCGGACCTCGCGATTATTGATCCGGTCATGGTGGAAGACCTGCCGCATAAATTAATTGCTTACAGCGGAATGGACGCTGTTACCCATAGCATCGAATCTTATGTAGCGAAGCCAAGAACGGTTTTCACCGATTCTCTGGCGATCGAAGCGGCTGAAATTTTAAAGGACCATCTCGTTTCTTCCTATAACGGCAGCAAGGAATCAAGAGAAAAGGTCCATTATGCGCAGGCAATGGCCGGAATGGCCTTCTCTAATGCCGTACTCGGCAATGTGCACAGCATGGCGCATAAAAGCGGCCCGACTTTTGAAATTCCGCACGGGTGCGCAAACGGAATATACCTGCCGTATGTGATTCAGTTTAACCGCACCGTCTCCGCTGACCGTTTTGCTTCCATCGCGAAGCGTCTCGGTCTTGATGGCGAAAACAGTGAAGAGCTGACCGACTCGCTTATTGAATGGGTACGATCCATGAACAAACAAATGAACGTGCCGAATTCTTTGAAGGAATACGGAGTTTCAGAGGAACTGTTCACGAAACACGCAGATGAAATGGCTAAAAATGCGCTGGAGGATCCATGCACCTCCACGAACCCGCGCGAAACTTCTCACGAAGAAATGAAAAAGCTTTTCCATGCGGCTTATTATGGAGAAGACGTTACCTTTTAA